CCGCCCGCCTGGCAGCCCCGTACCGACCCCGCGCCGCTGCTGCCCGACGCCGAGCCGTACCGCGTGCTCGGCACGAAGGCGGCCGAGCACGCCGACCCCGAGCTGCTGCGCACGCTCTACGCCCGGCTGGTCCACGGCCGGCGGTACAACGCGCAGGCGACGGCGCTGACCAAGCAGGGCCGACTGGCCGTCTACCCCTCCAGCACCGGCCAGGAGGCGTGCGAGATCGCCGCCGCGCTGGCCCTCCAGGAGCGGGACTGGCTCTTCCCCAGCTACCGGGACACGCTCGCCGTCGTCGCCCGGGGCGTCGACCCCGTCGAGGCCCTCACCCTGCTGCGCGGCGACTGGCACACCGGCTACGACTCCTACGAGCACCGGGTCGCCCCGCTGTCCACGCCGCTGGCCACCCAGCTGCCGCACGCCGTGGGCCTCGCGCACGCCGCCCGGCTCAAGGGCGACGACGTGGTCGCGCTCGCCATGGTCGGCGACGGCGGCACCAGCGAGGGCGACTTCCACGAGGCGCTGAACTTCGCCGCCGTCTGGCAGGCGCCCGTCGTCTTCCTGGTGCAGAACAACGGCTTCGCGATCTCCGTCCCGCTCGCCAAGCAGACCGCCGCCCCGTCGCTGGCCCACAAGGCCGTCGGCTACGGGATGCCGGGCCGCCTGGTCGACGGCAACGACGCGGTGGCCGTGCACGAGGTCCTCTCCGACGCCGTGCGCCGCGCGCGCGAGGGCGGCGGTCCCACGCTGGTGGAGGCGGTGACGTACCGCGTCGAGGCGCACACCAACGCCGACGACGCCACGCGCTACCGGGGCGACGCCGAGGTCGAGACCTGGCGGCGGCACGACCCGATCGAGCTGCTGGCGCGGGAGCTGACCGACCGCGGCCTGCTCGACGAGGACGCCGTCCTGGCGGCCCGCGAGGACGCCGAGGCCATGGCCGCGGACCTGCGCGCCCGGATGAACCGGGACCCGGAGCTGGACCCGATGGACCTGTTCGCCCACGTCTACGCCGAGCCCACCCCGCAGCTGCGCGAGCAGCGGGCGCTGCTGCGCGCGGAGCTGGAAGCCGCGGCCGAGGCGGAGACCGGGCCGGAAGGGACGCACCGATGACCACCGTCGCCGCCAAGCCGGCCACCATGGCGCAGGCCCTCACCCGCGCGCTGCGCGACGCCATGGCCGCCGACCCGGCCGTGCACGTCCTCGGCGAGGACGTGGGCACCCTCGGCGGCGTCTTCCGCGTCACGGACGGCCTCGCGAAGGAGTTCGGCGAGGACCGCTGCACGGACACCCCGCTCGCCGAGGCCGGCATCCTCGGCACGGCCGTCGGCATGGCGATGTACGGGCTGCGCCCGGTCGTGGAGATGCAGTTCGACGCCTTCGCCTACCCGGCGTTCGAGCAGGTCGTCAGCCACGTCACCAAGATGCGCAACCGCACGCGCGGGAAGATGCCCCTGCCGCTGACCATCCGCGTCCCCTACGGCGGCGGCATCGGCGGCGTCGAGCACCACAGCGACTCGTCCGAGGCGTACTACATGGCGACTCCGGGGCTCCATGTCGTCACGCCCGCGACCGTCGCCGACGCGTACGGGCTGCTGCGCGCGTCCATCGCCTCCGACGACCCGGTGGTCTTCCTCGAACCCAAGCGCCTGTACTGGTCGAAGGACTCCTGGAACCCCGAGGAGCCCACGCCCGTTGAACCGGTGGGCCGCGCGGTGGTGCGGCGTTCCGGCCGGAGCGCCACACTCATCACGTACGGGCCGTCGCTGGCCGTCTGCATGGAGGCGGCCGAGGCGGCCCGGGCCGAGGGCTGGGACCTCGAAGTCGTCGATCTGCGCTCCCTGGTGCCGTTCGACGACGAGACGGTGTGCGCTTCGGTACGGCGGACGGGACGCGCGGTCGTCGTCCACGAGTCGGGTTCCTTCGGGGGCCCGGGCGGGGAGATCGCGGCCCGGGTCACGGAGCGGTGCTTCCACCACCTGGAGGCGCCGGTGCTGCGTGTGGCCGGGTTCGACATCCCGTACCCGCCGCCGATGCTGGAACGCCACCACCTGCCCGGTGTGGACCGGATCCTGGACGCCGTGGGGCGCCTGCAGTGGGAGGCCGAAAGCTGATGGCACAGGTGCTGGAGTTCAAACTCCCGGACCTCGGTGAGGGGCTCACCGAGGCGGAGATCGTGCGCTGGCTCGTCGAGGTCGGCGAGGTCGTCGCCGTCGACCAGCCGGTCGTCGAGGTCGAGACGGCCAAGGCGATGGTCGAGGTGCCCTGCCCCTACGGCGGCGTGGTCACCGCCCGCTTCGGCGAGGAGGGCTCGGAGCTGCCCGTCGGCGCGCCGCTGCTGACGGTCGCCGTGGGCGAGCAAGCCGCCCCCGGCGGTCCGGAGCGGGACCCGGGCACGGGCGGCGCGGAGGCGGCGAGGGCCGAGACGACCAAGGCCGCGGCGACCGGGGCCGAGCAGCCCAAGGCCGAGGGTTCCGGCAACGTCCTGGTCGGCTACGGCACCTCGGAGGCACCGGCGCGGCGGCGCCGGGTGCGTCCGGTGCGTCCGGAGCCCGCCGCCCCGCAGGCCGGCGCGGCGGCGAACGGGCGGCCCGTCCGCACCGCCGAGCCGGAGGGCCCCGTCCCGGTCATCTCCCCGCTGGTCCGCAGGCTGGCCCGGCAGAACGATGTGGACCTGCGCGAACTGACAGGCTCGGGCCCCGACGGGCTGATCCTGCGGGCGGACGTGGAGTACGCGCTGCGTGCCGCCACCGCCCGGGGCGGCCGTACGGCGGTCCAGCCGGGTGTGGCGGACCAGGGGCCGAGCGCGCCGCTCGCCGGGTCCCCCGTGTCCTCCGCGCCGCGCCCCGGCGGCATCCGCACCCCCCTCAAGGGCGTCCGCGGCGCCGTCGCCGACAAGCTCTCCCGCAGCCGGCGCGAGATCCCCGACGCGACCTGCTGGGTGGACGCCGACGCGACCGAGCTGATGCGGGCGCGCACCGCGATGAACGCGTCGGGCGGCCCGAGGATCTCCCTCGTCGCGCTGCTGGCCCGGATCTGCACGGCCGCCCTGGCCCGCTTCCCGGAGCTGAACTCCACGGTCGACACTCAGGCCCGGGAGGTCGTCCAACTCGACCACGTCCACCTCGGCTTCGCCGCCCAGACGGACCGGGGGCTGGTCGTGCCGGTCGTCCGGGACGCGCACGCGCGGGACGCCGAGGGGCTCACCGCGGAGTTCGCCCGGCTGACCGAGGCGGCCCGTGCGGGCCGGCTGACGCCCGGTGAGCTGACCGGTGGCACCTTCACGTTGAACAACTACGGCGTGTTCGGCGTCGACGGCTCCACGCCGATCATCAACCACCCCGAGGCGGCGATGCTCGGCGTCGGCCGCATCGTCCCCAAGCCGTGGGTGCACGAGGGCGAGTTGGCGGTGCGGCAGGTCGTCCAGCTGTCGCTCACCTTCGACCACCGGGTCTGCGACGGCGGCACGGCGGGGGGTTTCCTGCGGTACGTGGCGGACTGCGTGGAACAGCCGGCGGTGCTGCTGCGCACCCTGTGACGCGGGTGCGGCCGCGCAGACGCTGATTGCGCGGCCTCCCCCACGTTCCCTGTGATCGCGCAGGGCCCCATACTCGGGGGGTGACCGCGTACGAGCCCTCCGGCGATCCCGGCGCCGGCACCGGCCCCGCGCCGGGCCCCGGCCCCGCCGGGTACGACGCCGTCGTGCTCGCGGGCGGGGCCGCCCGGCGGCTCGGCGGTGCCGACAAACCCGGCCTGCGCGTGGGCGGGCGTGCGCTCCTCGACCGGGTGCTCGCCGCCTGCGCCGGAGCGCGCACCACCGTCGTCGTCGCCGGCCCGCGGCCCACCGCCCGCCCGGTGACCTGGGCCCGCGAGGACCCGCCGGGTGGCGGACCGCTCGCCGCCCTCGCGGCCGGACTGCGGCACACCACGGCCGAGTTCGTCGTCGTGCTCTCCGCCGACCTGCCGTTCCTGGGCGAACCCACCGTCGCCCGGCTGCTGTCGGCCCTCGCCGCGGGCGAGGCGGACGGCGTGCTGCTCACCGACGCCCACGGCCGCGACCAGCCCCTGGTGGCGGCCTATCGCGCGTCCGCCGTACGTCGCGAACTCGCTGCGATGGCTGGGGACCGGGCAGGCCGGAAGGCCCGCGAGGCACCGGCGGATCGCAGGGGCCGGGCCGATCGCGAAGACCGGGCCGGCCGGGAAGACCCCGTGGGCGACGAAGGCCGGGCCGGCCGGGCAGATCCGGCGGGCCGCGAGGGCCGGGAGGACCCCGGCGACCGTCCGGATCTCACGGGGATGCCCCTGCGCCGTCTCACCGGCGCCCTCCGGCTCGCCCGGGTCCCCGACGCCGTCGCCTCCTTCGACTGCGACACCTGGGACGACATCGCCACCGCAAGGGCACGCATCAGGGAGCATGGTCACGTGTTGGATGAATGGATCTCCGCAGCCAAGGAAGAGCTGGGCATCGACCTCGACGTCGACACCGGCCTCCTGCTCGACCTCGCGCGTGACGCCGCCCACGGAGTGGCCCGGCCCGCGGCGCCGCTGACCACCTTCCTCGTCGGCTACGTCGCCGGGCGGGCCGGGGGAGGTCCCGAGGCGGTCGCCGAGGCCGCCCGCAAGGCCGCGGCCCTCGCCCAGCGCTGGGCGGACGAGGCCACCGACGCCCGCCCGGACGCCTGATGGCCTCCCCCGGCACCTGGGCCGACGAGGAAGACCTCGACGTCGAGGAGGCGCTCGCCCTCGTGAAGGAGAACCCCGGCCGCCCGCACGGCCACCCCGGCCCTCCGCACGGCGATCCCGGCCACCCGCACGGCCGTCCCGGCCCTTCCCACGGCGACCCCGGCCACGCGGCGGCCCGCGCCACGACCGGCGGCCGTCAGGGCGCCTCGAGCGGCCCCGTCGAGCCTCGTGAGCCCTCCGACTCCCCCAAGTCCCAGCACCACGCGACACCCTGGCCCGAGGCCCGGTCGGCCGCCGAGCGCGCCGCCCGCTCCGCCGCCCGTGCCGCCCGCCGCACGCCGGTCTCCGTGCCGCTCGACGCGGCCCTCGGACTCACCCTGGCCGCGCCCCTGACCGCCCTCACCGACCTGCCGTCCTTCGACACCTCCGCGATGGACGGCTGGGCCGTCGCCGGTCCGGGCCCCTGGACCGTGCGCGACGAAGGCGTCCTGGCCGGACACGCGGAGGCCGCGCCCCTCACCGACGGCGAGGCCGCCCGGATCGCCACCGGCGCCCGCATCCCCCCGGACACCACCGCCGTACTGCGCACCGAGCACGGCCGCACCGACGACCGGGACCGGCTCCACCCCACCCGCGAGGTCGTCCACGGCCAGGACATCCGCCCGCGCGGCCAGGAGTGCCGCAGCGGCGACCAGTTGCTGCCCGTCGGCACCCTCGCGACCCCGCCCGTGCTGGGCCTCGCGGCGGCCGCCGGGTACGACACCCTCACCACGGTCCCCCGCCCCCGCGTCGACGTCCTCGTCCTCGGCGACGAACTGCTCACCGGTGGCCTCCCGCACGACGGCCTGATCCGGGACGCGCTCGGCCCGATGCTGCCGCACTGGCTGCGCGCGCTGGGCGCCGAGGTCCGCACCGTCCGCCGCATCGGCGACGACGCCGAAGCGCTGGAACATGCCGTCACGACCTGCGACGCCGACCTGATCGTCACGACCGGCGGTACCGCCGCCGGGCCCGTCGACCACGTCCACCCGATCCTGCGCCGGATCGGCGCCGACCTCCTCGTGGACGGCGTCAAGGTGCGCCCGGGACACCCGATGCTGCTGGCCCGCCTCAAGGACGACCAGCACCTCGTCGGGCTGCCCGGCAATCCCCTGGCCGCCGTCTCCGGACTGCTCACCCTCGCCGAGCCGCTGCTGCGCACGCTCGCCGCCCGCCCGGCGCCCGAGCGGTACACGCTGCCGCTGAGCGACGCGGTGCACGGGCACCCCTACGACACCCGGCTCGTCCCCGTCGTGCTGCGCGAGGACGGCGCCGCGCCGCTGCACTACAACGGCCCGGCCATGCTGCGCGGCATCGCGGCCGCCGACGCGCTGGCCGTCGTACCCCCGGGCGGAGCGCGGTCGGGTCAGGAGGCGGAGTTGCTGGACCTGCCCTGGGCCACCGCCGGAATCGGAGTGTGTTTCACGTGAAACTTCCGGGCCAGGACGCGATCGCCCGCCAAGCGGACGAGCACCTCGTGACCCACCGGGTGAAGCTCCCCAGGAAACTGGTGGAGCACCCGATCCGCCAGGTCGCCAAACGGCTGTCCATGGCCCTGGTCGTGCTGGTCGCGACGGCGTTCATCGTCTACGCCGACGCCGACGGCTACAACGACAACTCCGACGGCTCGGTCGATCTTCTCGACGCCTTCTACTACGCCACCGTCACCCTCTCCACCACCGGCTACGGCGACATCACCCCGGTCAGCGACGCCGCCCGGCTGACCAACATCTTCATCATCACGCCCCTGCGTGTGATGTTCCTGATCATCCTGGTCGGCACCACGCTGGAAGCCCTCACCGAGCGCACTCGGGAGGAGTGGCGCCTGAACCGCTGGAGGTCCACCTTGCGCGATCACACCGTCGTCGTCGGCTTCGGCACCAAGGGGAGGTCGGCGATCCAGACCGTCTGCGCGACCGGCCTGCGCAAGGAGCAGGTGGTGGTGGTCGACCCGAGCGGGAAGGCCATCGAGGCCGCGACGGCGCACGGCTACGCGGGCGTGATAGGCGACGCGACGCGCAGCGACGTCCTCAACCGCGCCGAGCTGTTCCGGGCGAAGCAGATCATCATCGCCACCCAGCGGGACGACACGGCCGTGCTGGTGACGCTGACGGCCCGGCAGATGAACCGGGGCGCGAAGATCGTGGTCGCGGTCCGCGAGGAGGAGAACGCGCCGCTGCTGAAGCAGTCCGGCGCCGACGCCGTGATCACCAGCGCCAGCGCCGCGGGCCGGCTGCTCGGACTCTCGGTGCTCAGCCCCGCCGCCGGCATGGTCATGGAGGACCTGATCAGCCAGGGCAGCGGCCTCGACCTCATCGAGCGGCCCGTCATAAAGGCCGAGGTGGGCAAGAACCTGCGCGAGGTGAGCGACCTGGTGGTGAGCGTCCTGCGGGGGCACCGGGTCCTGGGGTACGACGACGCGGCCGTCGGCGGCCTGGAGCTGACGGACCGGCTGATCACGATCGTGCGGGCGACGCCGACCACCCAAGTGGCGCCCGACGCCCGCCCGCTGCCCCGCGACTGACGCGGCTACTTGCGGTTGTAGAGCCGCATCGTGACGGGGCCGAAGACCAGCAGGAGCGCGCCCGCCCAGCCCAGCGTCCAGGCGATCTCGACGCCGGGCCACTCGCCCGCCATCAGGCCGCGCACCGCGGACGCGAGGTGGGTGATCGGGCTGTTGTTGACGAAGGCCTGGAGCCAGCCCGGCATGGTCTTCGGGTCGACGAAGACGTTGGACAGGAAGGTGAGCGGGAAGATCACCATCATGCTGACGCTCATCACCGACTTCTCGGTGCGCAGCATCAGCCCGAACATCGTCCAGATCCACGAGAAGGCGAACGAGAAGACCAGAAGCAGCGCGATGCCGGCGACCACGCCGACGAACCCGCCGTCGGGCCGGTAGCCGAGCAGCAGACCCACCGCGAGCATCACGACGGACGCGATGGTGTAGCGCAGCGCGTCGCCGAGCAGGTAGCCGACCATCGCCGAGGGCCGCCAGATCGGCAGCGAACGGAAGCGGTCGAAGACGCCCTTCTCGATGTCGACGTTCACCGAGATGCCGGTGTACATCGTGATCATCACGACCGACATCACGAGGATGCCCGGCAGGACGAACTGGATGTAGTCACCGGGTGAACCCGCCAGCGCACCGCCGAAGAGGTACGTGAACATCAACAGGTTCATGATCGGGAAGGCGGTGACGTCGAAGAGCTGCTCCGGCACGTGCTTGATCTTGAGGATCGCGCGCCAGCCGAACGTCACGGACGTGGACAGGGCACTGGGCCGGGGCGGGCGCTCCTTGGCCACCAGCAGCGCCGCCAGGGACTCGGCGCTGACCGGGGAGAGCTCCTTGCCCTCGGGGCTCGTGGCCGTGCTCATGCCGCCACCTCGTCCTTCTTCTCGGTGCCGGAGCCGGCGTCGGGGCCGGTGCTCCGGCCGGTGTCGTGTCCGGTCAGCGCCAGGAAGACCTCGTCGAGGCTGGGCTGTCCCAGGGAGAAGCTGTCGACGGTGATGCCGGCCCGCGCCAGCTCACCGAGCGCCTTGGCGGCCTGGTCGGCGGCGGTGTCGCCGGCCGCCGCGCTGAGGCGCGCGCTCAGTGCCACCGGATCGGGCTCCAGCTGCACCTCGGCGACCAGCAGGTTCCGCAGCAGCTGCTCGGCCTCCGGGCGCTCCTCGGCGTCCCGCAGCCGCAGATGGACGGAGCCGGCGCCGACGGACGCCTTCAGCTCGCCCTTGGTGCCCTCGGCGATCACCTTGCCCTGGTCGATGACGGCGATCCGGGACGCCAGCTGGTCGGCCTCGTCCAGGTACTGCGTGGTCAGCAGCACGGTGGTGCCCTGGGCCACGACCGCGCGCACGATGTCCCACACCTGGTTGCGGCTGCGCGGGTCGAGGCCGGTGGTCGGCTCGTCCAGGAAGAGCAGGTCGGGAGTGTTGAGGATGGACGCGGCGATGTCGATGCGCCGCCGCATACCGCCGGAGTAGTGCTTGACCTGCTTCGCCGCGGCGTCCGTCAGGCCGAAGGCCGCCAGCAACTGCTCGCCCCGCTCCCGTGCGGCCACCTTGCCGTGACCGAGGAGGCGGCCCAGCAGGATCAGGTTCTCGGTGCCGGTGAGGTCCTCGTCCACGGAGGCGTACTGACCGGTGAGGCTCACCCGGCTGCGTACCTCGTCCGCCTCGTGTACGACGTCACGGCCGAAGACCCGGGCCTGGCCGGCGTCCGGCCGCAGCAGGGTGGCGAGCATCTTCACCGTGGTGGTCTTGCCCGCGCCGTTCGGTCCGAGGACGCCGTAGACCGTGCCGGCGGGCACCGAGAGGTCCACCCCGTCCACGGCCCGGGTCTCACCGAACGTCTTCACCAGTCCCGCGGTCTCGATCGCGGGGCCGGACGTGTGCGTGCTCATGCTGGTGGTCCTTCCGCCTTCTTGGGCTACGCATGGG
The Streptomyces sp. NBC_01723 genome window above contains:
- a CDS encoding ABC transporter permease, with the translated sequence MSTATSPEGKELSPVSAESLAALLVAKERPPRPSALSTSVTFGWRAILKIKHVPEQLFDVTAFPIMNLLMFTYLFGGALAGSPGDYIQFVLPGILVMSVVMITMYTGISVNVDIEKGVFDRFRSLPIWRPSAMVGYLLGDALRYTIASVVMLAVGLLLGYRPDGGFVGVVAGIALLLVFSFAFSWIWTMFGLMLRTEKSVMSVSMMVIFPLTFLSNVFVDPKTMPGWLQAFVNNSPITHLASAVRGLMAGEWPGVEIAWTLGWAGALLLVFGPVTMRLYNRK
- a CDS encoding NTP transferase domain-containing protein, translating into MTAYEPSGDPGAGTGPAPGPGPAGYDAVVLAGGAARRLGGADKPGLRVGGRALLDRVLAACAGARTTVVVAGPRPTARPVTWAREDPPGGGPLAALAAGLRHTTAEFVVVLSADLPFLGEPTVARLLSALAAGEADGVLLTDAHGRDQPLVAAYRASAVRRELAAMAGDRAGRKAREAPADRRGRADREDRAGREDPVGDEGRAGRADPAGREGREDPGDRPDLTGMPLRRLTGALRLARVPDAVASFDCDTWDDIATARARIREHGHVLDEWISAAKEELGIDLDVDTGLLLDLARDAAHGVARPAAPLTTFLVGYVAGRAGGGPEAVAEAARKAAALAQRWADEATDARPDA
- a CDS encoding ATP-binding cassette domain-containing protein, yielding MSTHTSGPAIETAGLVKTFGETRAVDGVDLSVPAGTVYGVLGPNGAGKTTTVKMLATLLRPDAGQARVFGRDVVHEADEVRSRVSLTGQYASVDEDLTGTENLILLGRLLGHGKVAARERGEQLLAAFGLTDAAAKQVKHYSGGMRRRIDIAASILNTPDLLFLDEPTTGLDPRSRNQVWDIVRAVVAQGTTVLLTTQYLDEADQLASRIAVIDQGKVIAEGTKGELKASVGAGSVHLRLRDAEERPEAEQLLRNLLVAEVQLEPDPVALSARLSAAAGDTAADQAAKALGELARAGITVDSFSLGQPSLDEVFLALTGHDTGRSTGPDAGSGTEKKDEVAA
- the pdhA gene encoding pyruvate dehydrogenase (acetyl-transferring) E1 component subunit alpha — protein: MTVMEQRGAYRPTPPPAWQPRTDPAPLLPDAEPYRVLGTKAAEHADPELLRTLYARLVHGRRYNAQATALTKQGRLAVYPSSTGQEACEIAAALALQERDWLFPSYRDTLAVVARGVDPVEALTLLRGDWHTGYDSYEHRVAPLSTPLATQLPHAVGLAHAARLKGDDVVALAMVGDGGTSEGDFHEALNFAAVWQAPVVFLVQNNGFAISVPLAKQTAAPSLAHKAVGYGMPGRLVDGNDAVAVHEVLSDAVRRAREGGGPTLVEAVTYRVEAHTNADDATRYRGDAEVETWRRHDPIELLARELTDRGLLDEDAVLAAREDAEAMAADLRARMNRDPELDPMDLFAHVYAEPTPQLREQRALLRAELEAAAEAETGPEGTHR
- a CDS encoding potassium channel family protein, with product MKLPGQDAIARQADEHLVTHRVKLPRKLVEHPIRQVAKRLSMALVVLVATAFIVYADADGYNDNSDGSVDLLDAFYYATVTLSTTGYGDITPVSDAARLTNIFIITPLRVMFLIILVGTTLEALTERTREEWRLNRWRSTLRDHTVVVGFGTKGRSAIQTVCATGLRKEQVVVVDPSGKAIEAATAHGYAGVIGDATRSDVLNRAELFRAKQIIIATQRDDTAVLVTLTARQMNRGAKIVVAVREEENAPLLKQSGADAVITSASAAGRLLGLSVLSPAAGMVMEDLISQGSGLDLIERPVIKAEVGKNLREVSDLVVSVLRGHRVLGYDDAAVGGLELTDRLITIVRATPTTQVAPDARPLPRD
- a CDS encoding alpha-ketoacid dehydrogenase subunit beta — translated: MTTVAAKPATMAQALTRALRDAMAADPAVHVLGEDVGTLGGVFRVTDGLAKEFGEDRCTDTPLAEAGILGTAVGMAMYGLRPVVEMQFDAFAYPAFEQVVSHVTKMRNRTRGKMPLPLTIRVPYGGGIGGVEHHSDSSEAYYMATPGLHVVTPATVADAYGLLRASIASDDPVVFLEPKRLYWSKDSWNPEEPTPVEPVGRAVVRRSGRSATLITYGPSLAVCMEAAEAARAEGWDLEVVDLRSLVPFDDETVCASVRRTGRAVVVHESGSFGGPGGEIAARVTERCFHHLEAPVLRVAGFDIPYPPPMLERHHLPGVDRILDAVGRLQWEAES
- a CDS encoding molybdopterin molybdotransferase MoeA, with the translated sequence MASPGTWADEEDLDVEEALALVKENPGRPHGHPGPPHGDPGHPHGRPGPSHGDPGHAAARATTGGRQGASSGPVEPREPSDSPKSQHHATPWPEARSAAERAARSAARAARRTPVSVPLDAALGLTLAAPLTALTDLPSFDTSAMDGWAVAGPGPWTVRDEGVLAGHAEAAPLTDGEAARIATGARIPPDTTAVLRTEHGRTDDRDRLHPTREVVHGQDIRPRGQECRSGDQLLPVGTLATPPVLGLAAAAGYDTLTTVPRPRVDVLVLGDELLTGGLPHDGLIRDALGPMLPHWLRALGAEVRTVRRIGDDAEALEHAVTTCDADLIVTTGGTAAGPVDHVHPILRRIGADLLVDGVKVRPGHPMLLARLKDDQHLVGLPGNPLAAVSGLLTLAEPLLRTLAARPAPERYTLPLSDAVHGHPYDTRLVPVVLREDGAAPLHYNGPAMLRGIAAADALAVVPPGGARSGQEAELLDLPWATAGIGVCFT
- a CDS encoding dihydrolipoamide acetyltransferase family protein; amino-acid sequence: MAQVLEFKLPDLGEGLTEAEIVRWLVEVGEVVAVDQPVVEVETAKAMVEVPCPYGGVVTARFGEEGSELPVGAPLLTVAVGEQAAPGGPERDPGTGGAEAARAETTKAAATGAEQPKAEGSGNVLVGYGTSEAPARRRRVRPVRPEPAAPQAGAAANGRPVRTAEPEGPVPVISPLVRRLARQNDVDLRELTGSGPDGLILRADVEYALRAATARGGRTAVQPGVADQGPSAPLAGSPVSSAPRPGGIRTPLKGVRGAVADKLSRSRREIPDATCWVDADATELMRARTAMNASGGPRISLVALLARICTAALARFPELNSTVDTQAREVVQLDHVHLGFAAQTDRGLVVPVVRDAHARDAEGLTAEFARLTEAARAGRLTPGELTGGTFTLNNYGVFGVDGSTPIINHPEAAMLGVGRIVPKPWVHEGELAVRQVVQLSLTFDHRVCDGGTAGGFLRYVADCVEQPAVLLRTL